One window of the Prochlorococcus marinus XMU1411 genome contains the following:
- a CDS encoding FAD-dependent monooxygenase: MKNKFNFKIVGSGPTGLLLSIALSKFDCNIFLTDLLTKDRLIDKDKTYAITHSTRKILSKFRLWEKLEPFLFGFDTLSISDSVTSAFTNLSTYDLDDDISSAENIGWVVKHSDLMNLFFHEIDNYENIFFMTPQRLLRKKILFDYQFFSTGANSIDKNFLDFVDIKKSYSQSCLTFKVSLRGHCEKRAYEIFRKEGPLALLPLEKNLYQVIWTSSRLKAIERLNSDKNFLMDNLSTILPDEFKLDQIIGEFNIFPVSLSLNLPILNFKKLVFVGDAFHTFHPVGGQGLNTCWRDVNTIFDLFNKKSEITKMNLILFKLKYLSSRILDIILTMLITDALILIFANRNPFLFPIRRFSFLLLNNFLFVRKLVLNQMTKSLIYSRIK; encoded by the coding sequence ATGAAAAATAAATTCAATTTTAAAATTGTTGGATCAGGTCCCACAGGTTTATTACTTTCAATTGCACTTTCAAAATTTGATTGCAATATTTTTTTAACTGATTTATTAACAAAAGATAGATTAATTGATAAAGATAAAACTTATGCGATTACTCACTCAACAAGAAAAATCTTATCTAAATTCAGACTTTGGGAAAAATTAGAACCATTTTTATTTGGCTTTGATACCCTTTCAATTTCAGATAGCGTAACTTCTGCTTTTACCAATTTATCAACTTATGACTTAGATGATGATATAAGTTCTGCTGAAAATATAGGCTGGGTAGTTAAACATTCGGATCTCATGAACTTATTTTTTCATGAGATTGATAATTATGAAAATATTTTTTTTATGACACCACAGAGATTGTTACGAAAAAAAATATTATTTGATTATCAATTCTTTTCAACAGGAGCAAACTCAATTGATAAAAATTTCTTAGATTTTGTTGATATAAAAAAATCTTATAGTCAGTCTTGTTTAACTTTTAAAGTTTCACTTAGAGGTCATTGTGAAAAGCGTGCTTATGAAATTTTTAGAAAAGAAGGCCCACTTGCATTATTACCTTTAGAAAAAAACTTATATCAAGTAATTTGGACTTCCAGTAGATTAAAAGCAATTGAAAGGTTAAATTCTGACAAGAATTTTTTAATGGATAATTTATCAACAATCTTGCCAGATGAATTTAAGTTGGACCAAATAATTGGAGAATTTAATATTTTTCCTGTTTCATTATCGTTAAATTTACCAATTTTAAATTTTAAAAAATTAGTTTTTGTAGGAGATGCATTTCATACATTTCATCCTGTTGGTGGTCAGGGTCTAAATACTTGTTGGAGAGATGTTAATACTATTTTTGATCTTTTTAATAAAAAAAGTGAAATCACAAAAATGAATTTAATTTTATTTAAATTAAAGTATCTTTCAAGCAGGATTTTAGATATTATTCTGACCATGCTCATAACTGATGCCTTGATATTGATTTTTGCAAATAGAAACCCATTTTTATTTCCAATAAGAAGATTTTCATTTTTACTTTTAAATAATTTTCTTTTTGTTAGAAAATTAGTTCTTAATCAAATGACAAAGTCTCTAATTTACTCAAGAATAAAATAA
- a CDS encoding DUF2949 domain-containing protein, which translates to MKNYVSKEMIIYLLNEIGLNESSIELGLKLSIKNKTPLPILLWSYGMLTIEELDELYSFFFQKMEQ; encoded by the coding sequence ATGAAAAATTATGTATCTAAAGAGATGATAATTTATTTACTAAATGAAATAGGTTTAAATGAGTCATCTATTGAACTTGGACTAAAATTATCTATAAAAAATAAGACTCCATTACCAATCTTATTGTGGAGTTATGGTATGTTAACTATTGAAGAACTTGATGAGTTATATTCATTTTTTTTTCAAAAAATGGAACAATAA
- a CDS encoding DUF4335 domain-containing protein has translation MQNKLSFHQSSVSLEIIGLPDYSNNENKDQISIISHWKLTIIDKPLIEGKIDHLVPIMDAFYIYSNLLITNEIPIYESKLIDIKADNLHIHNIVLKSTKPNVKPLILKIGNSLLSDTINCFDQLNESSKVRIKNTFANKNIPKKVRFSLNNKVKFLNFIIPPLFAICSLMLFSSAYIYFYSPVEDKENTI, from the coding sequence ATGCAAAATAAATTATCATTTCATCAATCTTCAGTAAGCCTCGAAATAATCGGATTGCCAGATTATTCAAATAATGAAAATAAAGATCAAATATCAATAATTTCACATTGGAAATTAACCATAATTGACAAACCACTTATTGAGGGCAAAATTGATCATTTAGTCCCTATTATGGATGCATTTTATATTTATTCAAATCTTTTAATCACAAACGAAATTCCAATATATGAGTCTAAATTGATTGATATAAAAGCTGACAATCTTCACATACATAATATTGTTCTTAAGAGCACTAAACCAAATGTAAAACCCTTAATTTTAAAGATTGGTAATTCGTTGTTGTCAGACACTATAAATTGTTTTGATCAGTTAAATGAATCATCAAAAGTTAGAATAAAAAATACTTTTGCAAATAAAAATATTCCAAAAAAAGTAAGATTTAGTTTAAATAACAAAGTTAAGTTTTTAAATTTTATTATTCCGCCGCTTTTTGCAATTTGTTCTTTAATGCTATTCTCTTCTGCTTATATTTATTTTTATAGTCCTGTCGAAGATAAAGAAAATACGATTTAA
- the dapB gene encoding 4-hydroxy-tetrahydrodipicolinate reductase: protein MIENSKKTIPVLVSGALGRMGSEVINAVLNSKDCELVAAIDINEKNNGSNISELLKVKNCDVFVSNDFEGTLCSVSQNYRNEKIKPVLVDFTHPDSVYENTRSAIAYGVSPVVGTTGLSPSQIQDLSVFAQKASVGCAIIPNFSLGMVLLQQAASVAARFYDNIELIEMHHNQKADSPSGTCIKTAEMIEEYPKKFNQNLVKESESMKGVRGGLRDSGINIHSVRLPGLLAHQLVIMGSPGETYTIKHDTIDRKAYMPGVLQAIKKIGNYETLVYGLEKLIF from the coding sequence AAACCATACCAGTACTAGTATCCGGAGCTTTAGGCAGAATGGGTAGCGAAGTTATTAATGCTGTATTAAACTCTAAAGATTGTGAACTTGTTGCAGCAATTGACATAAATGAAAAGAACAATGGCTCAAATATTTCTGAATTATTGAAGGTAAAAAATTGCGATGTTTTTGTTTCTAATGATTTTGAAGGGACTTTATGTTCTGTTAGTCAAAATTATAGAAATGAAAAAATTAAACCTGTTCTAGTTGATTTTACTCACCCTGATTCTGTGTATGAAAATACCAGATCAGCTATCGCATATGGTGTATCACCAGTCGTAGGTACTACAGGTCTAAGCCCTTCGCAAATACAAGACTTGTCTGTTTTTGCTCAGAAAGCCTCAGTTGGTTGTGCAATAATTCCTAATTTTTCATTAGGTATGGTTCTTCTTCAGCAGGCGGCATCAGTAGCTGCAAGGTTTTATGACAATATTGAATTAATAGAGATGCATCATAATCAAAAAGCTGATTCTCCTAGTGGGACGTGTATAAAAACTGCAGAAATGATTGAAGAATATCCAAAGAAATTTAATCAGAATTTAGTAAAAGAGTCTGAGTCAATGAAAGGTGTACGGGGTGGGCTCAGAGATTCAGGAATTAATATACATTCTGTACGATTACCAGGATTACTTGCTCATCAGTTAGTAATTATGGGATCTCCAGGTGAAACCTACACAATTAAGCATGACACTATTGATAGAAAGGCATATATGCCAGGAGTTTTACAGGCTATTAAAAAAATTGGTAATTATGAAACTTTAGTTTACGGACTTGAAAAATTGATTTTTTAA
- a CDS encoding DUF3038 domain-containing protein produces MTVLTKGNQVSRQSIEKLDLLLLILETIDLNGIQSLYVLSNRLDLDHLLPNKVTIWKLRNSNPLRKSYVHNNIKLNEFEALIKITVEMSKYLYPYMREILQSKEDHEENSVIWNDFNKRFIELINERFNTDSIRVKKLLNQTENDEIIIKCLLTLTLCSSNQGYQKLKNLLFNF; encoded by the coding sequence ATTACTGTTTTAACTAAAGGAAATCAGGTATCAAGACAATCTATAGAGAAGCTGGATTTATTACTATTAATCCTAGAGACTATTGATTTAAATGGCATACAATCTCTATACGTTTTATCGAATCGACTTGATTTAGATCATCTTTTGCCAAACAAAGTTACTATCTGGAAACTAAGGAATAGTAACCCATTGAGAAAATCTTATGTGCATAACAATATTAAACTAAATGAATTTGAAGCTTTAATTAAAATCACAGTCGAAATGTCTAAATATTTATATCCTTATATGAGGGAAATACTTCAATCTAAAGAAGATCATGAAGAGAATTCAGTTATTTGGAATGATTTTAACAAGCGATTTATTGAGTTAATTAACGAGAGATTTAACACAGATAGTATTAGAGTGAAAAAACTATTAAATCAGACTGAAAATGATGAAATAATTATAAAATGTTTGCTTACATTAACACTTTGTTCCTCAAATCAGGGTTATCAAAAATTAAAGAATCTTTTATTTAATTTTTAA